CCCTGAGCCAGCCGAAGGGCCGAAACTACTTACCCGCAGCAGTCATCCTGGACCCTCGAAGGGGGGACGGGATCCAGTGTTGGAATTTGAAAATGACTTAAAAAGCGAGAGCATTTGCTCTCGCCTTTAATTTTTACCGAAAAAATTTTACCCGCAGCGGGTCTTGCTAGAATCGCTGCCGATGTAATCGGGGTAATCGTTGTCGAAGCAGGCAGCGCAGTAGTTTTCGCCTTCGCCGGTACATTCCTTCATGCCCTCGACACTCAGGTAGCCGAGGCTTTCGACGCCGAGCATCTTTGCGATTTCGGCAGGGGTCATGGAACTTGCCGCGAGTTCACCCTGGCTCGGGAAATCCATCCCGAAGAAGCACGGGTGCGCCACCGGAGGCGATGCGATGCGAATATGCACCTCGAGAGCGCCCGCGTCACGTAACATTCGCGACAAAATCTTGAGTGTCGTGCCGCGGACAATGGAATCTTCGACCACGCACACGCGCTTGTTCTTGAGCACCCCTTCGATGGGGTTGAATTTCAGCTTGACTTTCTGTTCGCGGACGTTCTGTGTGGGGTCGATAAAGGTGCGGCCCACGTAGTGGTTACGGAGTAGGCCGATTTCAAAGCGGATGCCGCTCGCCTGGGCGTAGCCGAGAGCTGCAGTCGTTGCGCTGTCGGGAACGGAAATCACGATGTCTGCGTCGACAGGGCATTCCTTGGCGAGTTGCTTGCCCATCTTGCGGCGGATCTTGTCGCAGCTCTGTTCGAAAATCTTGGAATCGGGGCGGCTAAAGTAGATGTATTCGAAAATGCAGTGGGCGAGGCGGTCCTTGTGCGTAAAGCGCTCGGAATGGAGCCCGTTCTTGGTGATGGTCAGGAATTCACCGGGCTGGATGTCGCGCACGTAGTTGGCTCCGAGCAGGTCGAAGGCGCAGGTTTCGGAGGCAACGCACCAGGATTTTCCCATGCGGGCAATCGAGAGCGGGCGGAATCCGAATCCGTCGCGGGCTACATACATGGTGTCCTTGCTGATAAACACGAGGCAGAAGCTTCCGGTAAATTTGGTGACAGCCTTCTTGATGGCATCCCCTAAGTCGTCGGCTTCGGTGCGGGCGATTTCGTGCAGAAGAATTTCGGAATCGGATGTGGTCTGGAAAATGTGCCCTTCGGCTTCCATTTCGGCGCGGAGCTCGTTGGCGTTGGTGATGTTTCCGTTGTGGGCGACCGCGATTTGGCCCCACTTGCAGCTCACCAGAATCGGCTGGGCGTTGGCGAGTGTCGAAGCACCTGTGGTGCTGTAACGTACGTGGCCGATGCCCGCAAAGCCGTCAAATTCGTCGATGTTGTGTTCCCGGAGAAGGGTCGATACAAGCCCCATGGATTTGCGGATGCGAATCTTGTCTCCGTCGGTCACCGCGAATCCGGCACTTTCCTGCCCGCGGTGCTGCAGGGCGTAAAGCCCCATGGTGATATTCCTTACGACCGCGTCGCCATTGTAAATGCCGATCACGCCGCATTCTTCGCGCAATTCGTCGAGCATAACGCCTCTTTGAAATGTATGTTTTCCCTACCTCAAAGGTCTTAGCCCACCCATGCGGGTGCAAGCGGGAAAACGGACGCCCCCTTTATGCAAAAAATGTGCCATAGTATATGGGAAGTTTCTAGGGTCGAGTCGTTGCGTTGTCTATTTGGAGTGTTATAGCGACAGATGTATGCTGCAAACGTATTTTACGTTTTATGAAAATACATAAAATGTAAAGATTTACGTATTCTGTAAAATAATCCGATGGGCGTGCCTCCCTGGATGACATTATTCGCTGAGTCATCCTCGACCAACGGGAGGGAATCCAATGTAGGATTTCGTTGATTACGTTCACTTTGGCCCTTCGGCAGGCTCAGGGACCTTTGTGAACCCCGCTCAGGATGACACTCTAATTTTTAATTCTTCCCTGGATCCCCTCCCTCGTTACACTCGGTCGAGGAAGACCGCAGATGCCCTGATTCCTCAGAGCGGCAACGCCGCGATCTTATACTTTTTCTATATTACCCCCTGTAACTAAAGAGGCTTTATGCTTGAACGTGAAGAAGTTTTGAAATTGGCGAAGTTGTCGAGACTCGAAGTTGCTGAATCGGATATCGAATCGGTCAAGGGTCACCTGGATAAGATGCTCAATCATTTGGAAGCCCTCAAGGCTTTGGACCTTTCCGACGTGGAACCGATGACGGCCGTCGAAAATGGTGCCACCATCTTGCGTGAAGATGTCCCCGTGCAGGGCTTCTCGCTCGAAAAGGCTTTCATGAACGCTCCGGCCGTTGAAAACGACCATTTTGCTATTCCGAAGGTCATTGGCGGTTAATTTTCCGTTATTGGCATCGAGAACATGGCCGTCCACTGCATTGTACCCGCTCGAATCGGGTCTTCGCGCTTTCCCGGAAAGCCGCTCGTAAAAATCGCCGGCAAAGAAATGATTGTCCGTACCATGGAACGGGCTCGTTTGGCGGGCTGTTTTGACCGTCTTGTCTGTGCGACAGATTCCGAGCAGATTGCGGAGGTGGTGTCTAGGGCGGGGTTCGAAACGGTCTTGACTGGCCCTGCCTGTACGGGGTCGGACCGCGTGGCGATGGCTGCCGAATCCTTGAATCTGGATCTGGTGGTGAATCTCCAGGGCGACGAACCGCTGGTGGAACCCGAAGTCCTGCGTCTTGTCGCAGAGGCGCTGGAAAAGCATCCGGATGAATGGGTGTCGGTCGCATGTCCGCTGAACAGGGATGAGGCCCAGGTTCAGACGGTAGTTAAGGTTTTGGTAGAAGGCGATTATGCGCTGGATTTTAGCCGGTCGGTTGCGGTTGAGGACGCTTCCCGCTGGTTTCAGCACCAGGGAATCTATGCGTATTCCCGGGCGTCGCGTGACGAGTTTTCGTCTTTGCCGCAGAGTGCGCTTGAACGGGAGCGTTCGCTGGAGCAGATGCGCATTTTGGGGCGCCGCCCCATCCGCATGGTCCGGAGTCCGTATCCGTCCATCTCTGTAGATGTTCCTTCTGACGTGAGTGCTGTCGAGAAGGCTTTAGATAACTAACATGTTGTGGTCGAGGGTAACAATGCGAGAATGCAATGAATACTCCCGAACGAAATTTAGTCCGCCTGGCGTTGTGCCTTTTTATTCTGGGGACGTTTGTCCGCTTTTTGCCGTGGGGACTTCCTGCCATAGACCGGTTTCAGGTGGGCGACGCCGTAATTGTCGCTGCCGAAAATTCCGCGAATGTGCCTGAAAATGAGGCTCGGCAGGACTCCTTGGAGCGGTTTTCAAGGCCGTCTGCTCCTTCAAATACGGTTGTAGACAACGTAACAAAAACGGGCGCAAAGGCAAAATCGGCCCCAAAAGTGTCCCTTCCGGTCCATATCAACTCCGCTTCTGCAAGTGAACTTTGTGCGTTGAAAGGGGTGGGCCCGAAGCTTGCCGAGAAGATAATTTCGGTCCGGGAGGCATCTGGACCCTTCAAAACGGGCGATGATTTGAAAAAAGTGCCTGGAATTGGTAAGAAAAAGTTAGAAAGCCTTCTTCCTGGGGTAATTTTTGATTAGTTTTAGGAAGAACATTTTTACTTAAGTCGTTGATATTATGAGTGATACGAAGATTTACATGGGTGTCGAAGCGTGTGACGCTTCCCTGAAAGTGGCTCTTCTGGATGGGGCGGATCGCCGTGTTCTTAAAACGGCCATTCTGGATACGGAAACCAGTCCGCTAGACGATGTTTACGCTTTCGAATCGGTTCTCCAGAGCTGGTTGGAGTATTGCCAGATTGAAAATATCGAGGCCGTTTCTGTAACGATTCCCGCCTTTAGGTCCATTGTCCGTCAGATTTTTGTTCCGCCCGAAGCTTCCAAGAACATGGATGACTACATCAAGTGGTACGTCTCCCTGATTACGAACGCCGAGGCTTCTGCCTATATCATCGATTACAAGATCCTGTTTGGCGAAGAATCTCTGGGCTACACCGTAATGCTGGTGGCCGTCCGTGAACAGTGGGTCGAAAACCTGCGCAAGGGCTTCCGCAGCAAGATGCTTGCTCCTAAGGCGATGGATGTCGATGTGCTCTCGCTGATGAACCTGATGGATTTCGCCGAAAATGACCTCGAACTGACATGCGTCGTCAAGGCGGACTATGCCGGTGTCACGCTTCTGTGGCTCACCAAGGACAACCTGCAGGCTCTCCGCTGCGTCTCGACGCTTTCCCTGGTGAACAAGAGCCAGGACGAGGCTTACCAGTTCCTGGTTTCGGGAATTGCAGAACAGATTCGCGTTGCCCAGGAAGAAAATGCCGCGATCGTTACCAAGCAGATTAGGCTCTGCGGTGACATGGCGAGCGATTTGATGTTTGTGGATGGTCTTCGTAAGAAAATGCCGGACTGCCCGGTGATTCCGATGGACTCTTTCTCTAATTTGCGTCTGCCGACCGAGGCTGAGGATTCCGCCGCGGTGTTGCAGTGTGCCGGTGCCATTGGTGCCGCCTTGAATGTGATGGAGGGTGTATGATTCGATTGAACTTGATTGATGCTGCTGAACGACTGACTGCAGCTGAAAACGTGGCTCCGGTCAACGTGACAAGCGTTGCCGACCTGCGCAAGAAGTCTCGCAAGAAGGCCTTGACCGCAGCTCTTGCCGCCTTGTTTGTGGTGGTGGCTTTCAGCTGTTTCTTGAGTGTGGCCGGTGTTCCGGCTCCGTTGCAGGGCATTCTTCCGGCGCCCTACCTTTCCCTGATTGGTGCCGAAGATCCTAGCCGTTCTGCCTTGACTATGGGCGACGGTCAGCGGACTTCCGCTGGCGGTATGCTCGAAGCTCAGGCAGCCGCAGCCGAAGCGGCTATCAAGCGTCGTGACGCCGTGACGGTGAAGCAGGTGGTGGGTGAAATCAACCCGCAGGTGCTGTTCAACAACAAGCGCTCCGAATACAATTCTTTCCTTCCGCTCGAAAAGATTTCTTACCAGAAGGCTTCTATCGGCCAGTTCGTTACGTTCCTCAATACGGCAACGCCTGACGATGTGGGTTTCTCGGATTGCGTATTCCAGGCTCCGAACTTCTACTATGTTCGCGGTGTTGCTGCTAAGCCTGTTTCGCAGAAGAGCTTCCTTGAACGTATCAAGACTGTGAGTACCGACTTCAGGACTCCGCCGCTTCCCGAAAACGCTCCGGCAACGGACATTACTGCATTTGGTAAGTTCGGCGTTGTCAACGTGAACCTCCAGTCGGTATCGAGCTTCGTTCCTACGGCGGAAGTCGCTGCCGAAGTGAAGTCCCTGAAGGCTTTGGCTGTTTCGAACAAGGTCCAACTTACGGGCCTGGACAAGCCGACGGTCGAAGAGTTCGGTGTCTACAAGCGTTATTCGTACAAAGTAACCACTCCGGCGGACTTCAGCGATTTGCAGGCCTTTATCGCTGCCTACGCCACCTCTCCGCTCCGTATCGGTGTGCAGAATGTAGAAATGAAGCAGGCGAAGCGTGACCTGTTCTCTACCATCCGCTTCGAAATGTTCGTTATCAAGTAGCGCAAGTCATGCCGATTCGCATTACGGGTGGACTGATGCGGGGAAGGAACGTTCCTTCTCCTGAAACGTCCAAGACAAGACCTACGGCTTCCCGCACGAGGGAAGCCCTCTTTAACATTTTGCAGGGTGTCGAAAATTTTCGGATGCTCGACCTTTTTGCGGGAACGGGCATTATGGGAATCGAGGCGATTAGCCGTGGGGCCGCAAGTGTCGTTGCCGTAGAAATGGCGCACGCTCAGGCGCGCCTGGTGTGGCAAGCCTATAAGGCTTTATCGATTGATTCCAAGTTGACTCTGCTCGAAAAGAACGTCCTTTCGCTGGACAAGGAAACTCTTTGTCGCGAAGGCGGCTTTGACCTGATTTATGCGGACCCGCCGTTCAAGGATATGGAATACCCCGACTTGCGTCCTTTCTATGAATGGCTGAATCCGGGGGGCGTTGCCGTGTTCGAAGCCCCGAGTCGTAAAATTCCTGCGTGGGTGCAGGAACTCGACAATGTTCAGGTGCGCCGTTACGGGGAATCGTCCCTGGTTATTTATAGACGATAGTTTTTAATTCAAGGTTTTGGTTTATCATGTACATTATTGTCGGTCTTGGAAATCCTGGTACGCAGTATAGCAATACGCATCACAATGCGGGTTTTATGGCTGTAGAAAAGCTTGCAGACCCCAACAAGGATTGGAAATCGGAGCATAAGGCGCTCACGATGAAGGTGAATGTGGCGGGCGAAGAAGTCCTTTTGGCAAAGCCGCAGACTTACATGAACCTTTCCGGCGAGGCCGTACAGGCGCTGATGACCTGGTACAAGGTCAAGGTGGACCATCTGCTCGTCTTTAGCGATGACATTAATTTGGATGTAGGCCGAATCCGCTGCCGTGCAAGTGGAAGTCACGGCGGACAGAACGGGCTCCGCAACATCATTGAGCATGTGGGCGACAAGTTCCCGCGCATCCGTTTCGGTGTCGGTAAGTGCCCGCCCAAATTCGATCTTTCCAACTGGGTGCTGGCGAAGTTTTCGGCCGAAGACCGTCCTGCCTTTGACGAGGCGATTGCCAAGGTCCCTGCGTTGGTGGAGTGCTATTTCAAGTTCGGTATTGAAAAATGTATGGAACGCTATAACGGGAAATAGCGGATGTCTCGGTGGGTGTTGGTTCTTTTCGTAGCTGTTTTCGCCTTTTTCTTGGCGGATTTTTTGATGGGGGAGTCCCGTACTCCCGAAAGGACTGCTGGAAAGATTCCCTTTGCCCACACCCTGCACGGTGATTCGATTGGCCTGGATTGTTCGCATTGCCATACGGGCGCGAAATCAGGGGCTTATGCCTATATGCCCTCGAAGGCGGACTGCATGGATTGCCACCGGTTGCCGCTTTCTGAAAATTCCGAAAAGAACGATTCCGCCTATGTAGCCTCTATGCCCGAAAGACCTTGGACGCATCGGCGGATTTTGCCGGATCACGTGGTGTTTCATCACGGAGTTCACGCTGCGGCAGGAGTCGCCTGTAGCGATTGCCACGGGAAGGGTTATCTGCAGGGGCGCTATGGCGGAGAACGTTTCGATATGCAGACCTGCCTCAAGTGTCATCGCGGTGAATTGTTCAAGGATCGCGGCTTTAAACCGGCAGCGACATACTGTGCCGCTTGCCACCGTTGATTCGTGAAGGTATCTTATGGGTATGGATCGTCGCGAATTCATCAAGAGTTGCTCACTCATTGCCGTAATGGGGTTGCTGTTCGGTTGCCGCAAGTTGCCTCTCGAAGAGGTGGCGAAATTGGGCGAGTCTGCTGCGAACGGGCCTACGATCAAGCAGTTCGAAGACGAAGTGAAACTGGCGATGTCGCAGGCGAGTAAGCCGCTAGACTTGGTGAAGGTTCCGCGGCCGGGAATGTTGGATATTCCGGGGGCGTCTTCGCTGAACCGTTTCGGGATGGCGATTGACCTAGACCTGTGCGATGGATGCGGCGACTGTATTCTTGCGTGTAATCTTGAAAATAACGTGCCGCTTGTCCCTGCTTCCGATGCTTCGCGTGGACGCTTTATGCATTGGATAGAGATGCGGGGAAACGTTCCCTTTATGTGCAGTCATTGCGGCAAGGCCCCTTGTGAAAAGGTCTGCCCGACGGGGGCTGCAAATCATACTCCCGACGGACTTTCGGCGATGATGTACAAGCGTTGTACGGGAAGCCGCTACTGCGGCGCGAACTGCCCTGTTCAGGCGCGCAAGTTCAATTTTAACGATGCGCAAAAACTGGGACTTGCACGAAAATTTAACGAAGAAGTTCCCCTGCGCAGCAAGGGAGTCATGGAAAAATGCAGCCTTTGCCTGCACCGCTTGCAGAATGACCGCCTCAAGTTCAAGACGCACCATGCGGTGGCTGGGGTTGCCGAAAAGATGTTGCCTGGAGTTTCTACTGAAAATGTTGCTGAAGAATGGCGCGGTCGCGGTGTGACCACCGCATGCTCGGACGCCTGCAAGAGGCGTGCGATCATCTTTGGCAACTGGCTCGACGAAAAATCTCCGCTGGTTCAGTTGACAAAGGACCGCGTCCTCTATGCGCCCCGTGAGTTGGCGCCCCTTGATCCGTCTATCGTGTTTATGCGGGGGCGCCGCTGATGTTTCGGATTCTGATGGTGATTGGGCTTGCGTTGTTCTTGCCAGGGGCATTCGCCCTGGGGTATTCGATATACGAAGGCCCATCGGCGTGGCTAGTGGATTCGCGTACGTTCTGGGGAACGCCCATCAGCTTGTTCGTGTTCTGGATTGGCCTTGCGCATGCGGGAACGCTTCTTTCGGCGATTTTTTTAGCGCTTGGCATAAAGCTCGATCGCCGTACCGCGATGATAGCGGAACTCTCGACGCTTTCTAGTTTAGCGTTTGCCGCCGTGTTCCCGCTGATGCATTTGGGCATCATCGAAAATTTCTACATGGTCGTGCCGTTTTTGGATGCCCGTCAGAATTTTGCGAATGTCCGTTCGCCTCTGGTGTGGGATTTCTGCTGCATTGCCGTGTATGCGGTCCTTTCGCTGTTGTTCTTTGTCACTCATCTGAAGTCCCGCAATATTCCTGAACTAGAAAAGCTTCGTAAGCCCATGGCGTGGCTGCTTTTTCCGCTGGTGCTTTGGGTGCATACGGTGGTGAGTCTTGATTTTGCGGTCACTTTCGTGCCGGAGTGGCGTGGCGCCTTTTTCCCGGTCTACTTTATTGCGGGGGCGATTTTTTCGGGAATCGCTCTCGTGAATTTGCTCCTTTGCGCCGAGGGTTACCGTGTGCGGCTTCTGGAAAGGCTGCAATTGATTTTTTCGTGGTTCATGTGCGCCGTGTGGGTCTGGGATTTTATGCTCAAGGGGTCGTTCTGTACATCGGCCTTTGTCTTTGCAGGCGTCCTTCCGCAACTGCGCATGGTATCGTTCATTCGCGAAAACAAGTGGGGAAGGGTTGGACTTTCGTTGAGCGTGCTGCTTGGCCTTTTTCTGGAGCGGTTGTTCCTGGTTTCCCCGGAATTCGGTTCTCCGGTATCAGATTGTTTCGGTTACGTAGATCTTGGCTTGGTCGCATTTTCGATGGGCGGATTTATGCTGCTGTTTTTTGGCGTCCGTCGCTACCTGAACCGTGGAATGGAAGGGGATGGATCGTACTTTGGCGAGGTGGACGGCAGCGACATGGCCATGATTGAAGAGACCACTCGCGAAGCGTCTGATCTGTCTCGTGAAAAGAAACGCGGAATCGACTTGTCGTATATCCAGCCGTGGTCTTCTGAGGAATACCACATGTTGCGCTTTCCGCTGCTGATTGGTTTTGCCGTGATGCTTTTGTATGTGGCCTTGATTTGGGACCGGTTGCCGTTTGAGAATGTGGAGCTTACGCTTGCAAACATGGTTCCGCTCCTGTATCCGATCGTGGCTTTAGTGACTTCTTTTGCTTTGTATGCAAAATATTATTTTGTAGAAAATAAAGGCGAAAAGAGTCGCGTTGGATTTGTCGGCGGTGCAATTGTCCTTATTTTGTTGGGGTTCATATTCGGAGCCTTCTGGGCAGGTGGGGCATCAGAGCCATCGGCCCAGAAATGGGATGCT
This portion of the uncultured Fibrobacter sp. genome encodes:
- a CDS encoding c-type cytochrome, whose protein sequence is MFRILMVIGLALFLPGAFALGYSIYEGPSAWLVDSRTFWGTPISLFVFWIGLAHAGTLLSAIFLALGIKLDRRTAMIAELSTLSSLAFAAVFPLMHLGIIENFYMVVPFLDARQNFANVRSPLVWDFCCIAVYAVLSLLFFVTHLKSRNIPELEKLRKPMAWLLFPLVLWVHTVVSLDFAVTFVPEWRGAFFPVYFIAGAIFSGIALVNLLLCAEGYRVRLLERLQLIFSWFMCAVWVWDFMLKGSFCTSAFVFAGVLPQLRMVSFIRENKWGRVGLSLSVLLGLFLERLFLVSPEFGSPVSDCFGYVDLGLVAFSMGGFMLLFFGVRRYLNRGMEGDGSYFGEVDGSDMAMIEETTREASDLSREKKRGIDLSYIQPWSSEEYHMLRFPLLIGFAVMLLYVALIWDRLPFENVELTLANMVPLLYPIVALVTSFALYAKYYFVENKGEKSRVGFVGGAIVLILLGFIFGAFWAGGASEPSAQKWDAEPLAVENPVAHYIREMGGSGAAYVDSVDLSHARLVWNARCASCHGVDGRFNEKFVREYYPVPQKLNVTRIDSLGIDSLSHVILNGRVNMNAYAGRLTPAEARGLVQYMRYLAEGAK
- the pth gene encoding aminoacyl-tRNA hydrolase, producing the protein MYIIVGLGNPGTQYSNTHHNAGFMAVEKLADPNKDWKSEHKALTMKVNVAGEEVLLAKPQTYMNLSGEAVQALMTWYKVKVDHLLVFSDDINLDVGRIRCRASGSHGGQNGLRNIIEHVGDKFPRIRFGVGKCPPKFDLSNWVLAKFSAEDRPAFDEAIAKVPALVECYFKFGIEKCMERYNGK
- a CDS encoding 3-deoxy-manno-octulosonate cytidylyltransferase, whose product is MAVHCIVPARIGSSRFPGKPLVKIAGKEMIVRTMERARLAGCFDRLVCATDSEQIAEVVSRAGFETVLTGPACTGSDRVAMAAESLNLDLVVNLQGDEPLVEPEVLRLVAEALEKHPDEWVSVACPLNRDEAQVQTVVKVLVEGDYALDFSRSVAVEDASRWFQHQGIYAYSRASRDEFSSLPQSALERERSLEQMRILGRRPIRMVRSPYPSISVDVPSDVSAVEKALDN
- a CDS encoding cytochrome c3 family protein gives rise to the protein MGESRTPERTAGKIPFAHTLHGDSIGLDCSHCHTGAKSGAYAYMPSKADCMDCHRLPLSENSEKNDSAYVASMPERPWTHRRILPDHVVFHHGVHAAAGVACSDCHGKGYLQGRYGGERFDMQTCLKCHRGELFKDRGFKPAATYCAACHR
- the rsmD gene encoding 16S rRNA (guanine(966)-N(2))-methyltransferase RsmD, whose product is MPIRITGGLMRGRNVPSPETSKTRPTASRTREALFNILQGVENFRMLDLFAGTGIMGIEAISRGAASVVAVEMAHAQARLVWQAYKALSIDSKLTLLEKNVLSLDKETLCREGGFDLIYADPPFKDMEYPDLRPFYEWLNPGGVAVFEAPSRKIPAWVQELDNVQVRRYGESSLVIYRR
- the purF gene encoding amidophosphoribosyltransferase — its product is MLDELREECGVIGIYNGDAVVRNITMGLYALQHRGQESAGFAVTDGDKIRIRKSMGLVSTLLREHNIDEFDGFAGIGHVRYSTTGASTLANAQPILVSCKWGQIAVAHNGNITNANELRAEMEAEGHIFQTTSDSEILLHEIARTEADDLGDAIKKAVTKFTGSFCLVFISKDTMYVARDGFGFRPLSIARMGKSWCVASETCAFDLLGANYVRDIQPGEFLTITKNGLHSERFTHKDRLAHCIFEYIYFSRPDSKIFEQSCDKIRRKMGKQLAKECPVDADIVISVPDSATTAALGYAQASGIRFEIGLLRNHYVGRTFIDPTQNVREQKVKLKFNPIEGVLKNKRVCVVEDSIVRGTTLKILSRMLRDAGALEVHIRIASPPVAHPCFFGMDFPSQGELAASSMTPAEIAKMLGVESLGYLSVEGMKECTGEGENYCAACFDNDYPDYIGSDSSKTRCG
- a CDS encoding helix-hairpin-helix domain-containing protein; translated protein: MNTPERNLVRLALCLFILGTFVRFLPWGLPAIDRFQVGDAVIVAAENSANVPENEARQDSLERFSRPSAPSNTVVDNVTKTGAKAKSAPKVSLPVHINSASASELCALKGVGPKLAEKIISVREASGPFKTGDDLKKVPGIGKKKLESLLPGVIFD
- a CDS encoding 4Fe-4S dicluster domain-containing protein; translation: MDRREFIKSCSLIAVMGLLFGCRKLPLEEVAKLGESAANGPTIKQFEDEVKLAMSQASKPLDLVKVPRPGMLDIPGASSLNRFGMAIDLDLCDGCGDCILACNLENNVPLVPASDASRGRFMHWIEMRGNVPFMCSHCGKAPCEKVCPTGAANHTPDGLSAMMYKRCTGSRYCGANCPVQARKFNFNDAQKLGLARKFNEEVPLRSKGVMEKCSLCLHRLQNDRLKFKTHHAVAGVAEKMLPGVSTENVAEEWRGRGVTTACSDACKRRAIIFGNWLDEKSPLVQLTKDRVLYAPRELAPLDPSIVFMRGRR
- the gatC gene encoding Asp-tRNA(Asn)/Glu-tRNA(Gln) amidotransferase subunit GatC, translated to MLEREEVLKLAKLSRLEVAESDIESVKGHLDKMLNHLEALKALDLSDVEPMTAVENGATILREDVPVQGFSLEKAFMNAPAVENDHFAIPKVIGG